A segment of the Fusobacterium ulcerans genome:
AGAAAGTTTATTCCTAATTCCAATGCACGATATAAAGTAGCAAGACTTTCTTTATCATCTGGTGTTCCATAAGATGTGCTCATGCCCATACATCCCAAACCTATTGCAGAAAGATTAATTTCTGTTTTAGCTAATTTTCTATATTTCATATATTTCTCCTTTTAGTTACTGCTCCTTTTGTCTAAGATTTTTTTCATTTTTTACAACACATTTTTCATAAACTTCAATTTTGTAGTCAAGTCTATTAAGAGTCTGTTTCATTTCATCTATTCTTGCAGCTAAGAGCTTTCTTTGTTCTGTCAAAATTTCTTTACGTGCCTCTACAGTTTGTTCACCTGCCTGAAATAATCCAACATATTCTATAAGGGCTTCAACAGGAAGTCCAGCAGCACGCATACACTTGATAAATTCTATCCAGTTGCATTCATTTTCTCCATAATCACGGATTCCTCCCTTTGTTCGTGGAACAGAAGGAATAAGTCCTATACGCTCGTAATAACGCAATGTATCAATAGTTAATTCAAATTTTTTACTTACCTCTGCAATTGTCATATCATTACCTTGTATGATAAAAGCGTAGTAAATTATTTATCATACATCCTCCTTCTTTAATTCATTTTGGTATATAATTAATTATTGAAACTGTGGACTTTTTACTTTTGCCTAAAGATTCTTTTGAATACTTTTACTAGGAGATTATTGCCACTGTTTTTTCTCAAACACTTATAGTTGGTTAAAATTCTTTTGATTTTTTATGTTTGCAAGGATGTGTTGATTAAAACTTTGTGGATGCGCAGTTTCTTATCTCTTTTAAAGGATGTGATGTTTATGTTATTGTTAGGTATTGATATCGCTAAATTAAATCATGTGGCTTCTCTTGTTGATTCTGATTCTGGGGAACTTATTTTTTCTAATTTTAAATTCCAGAATAATATGCCTGGATTCCTCTCCCTTTATGAAAAAATTGTAGATTTTCCAATTAAAGACATTATTATTGGTTTAGAATCAACTGCCCATTATGGAGAAAATTTTATTAATTTTTTCTTTCAAAAAGGATTTAAAATTGCTGTAATCAACCCTTTACAAACTTCACATTTACGTAAAGCTAATATTAGAGATACTAAAAATGATCATTTAGACTCTATTACTGTTGCTAAAGCTTTACTTTTTGATAATTTCAAATTTGTTTCTCAAAACAATGTTTCTAATTTTGCGCTAAAAAAACTTACTCGTTTTAGAAAAAGTCTAGTTAAACAAAGATCTAGAAGTAAAATTCAGCTTGTTTCTTTACTAGATATTATTTTTCCTGAACTACAATATGTTTTTAAAGCTGGTATCCATACTAAGGCTCTTTATGCCCTTCTTAAGAAATATCCTTCTACAGAAAAAATAGCTGCTTTAAGAGAAAAATCATTATTTTCTATTTTAAGCAAAGCTTCTAAAGGCCATTATGACATGGCAAATGCTTTACTTTTAAAAAGTCATGCTAAATCTTCTGTAGGTGTCAAGGATACATCTATATCTATACATATCCCTCAATTAATTGAATTAATTGAGCTGTTAGATAAGCAAATTAAATCAATAGAAGAAGAAATTGAAGCTTCTCTTGATAATGGATCACCAATTCTTTCTATTCCAGGAATTAGTAATGTTGCAGCTGCCAGCATAATTGGAGAAATTAATGATATTTCTAATTTTGATTCCCCATCTAAATTACTTGCATATGCAGGACTTGATCCTAAGATAAGGCAGTCAGGAAATTTCAATGCTTCTTCATGTAGGATGTCTAAAAAAGGGTCTCCATATTTGCGCTATGCTTTAATTTACACTGCTTGGAATTTAGTAAGAAACAGCAAAATATTTAAAGACTATTATTTAATTAAAAGAGCACAGGGAAAATCTCATTACAATGCTTTAGGGCATGTTGCGCACAAATTGGTGAGAGTGATTTATGCTTTATTTAAGAAAAATTTAATCTATCAAGAATTTCAACTCTAACATTCTTAGATTAAAAATATTTTAAAGAGTTTTCAAACTCTAATTTTGTAATGCAGAAATATTAAGATGAAATTTATTTATTTTTATCTTGACTTTTCATAGTTGGTCTCCTATGAGTAAAGTTTAACACCTAGAGTTGACTCTAGGTCAAGAAGTTTTTTAAATTTTTTATTTATATATTAAGAAAATTTCAAATTCAATTTGGAACTAAAGAAAGAAATAAAATAAGAGAGCAAGATAAAAAAGTATTTTGGAAAATAGAAATTATATAATTAAAAAATGGATGCCTTATAAAGTGAAGTGCATCCATTTATTTTTGCTATTCAGCAGGAACAGGGTCTTTGCATACATCTACCCATTCCCCTTGAGTTATACCTTCTAACATATCAACAGGAACTTTAACCGCTGAATGATCAGAACCACCAGCAGGATAAACTATTTCAAATTCCTTTAAAGTTTTATCAAGATAAACTCTCAATGGTCTTTTTAATCCAAAAGGACATACTCCGCCAATTGGGTGGCCAGTAGCTTCCAACACTTCATCGTGAGGAATCATAGTAGCCTTTTCTTTGAATTTATCTTTAAACTTTTTATTATCAACTCTGGCTCCGCCTTTTGTAAGTATAAGGATATATTCTCCGCTTTTTAATTTGTATCCCATTGTTTTAGCAATCTGATCCTCTTCAACTCCCCAAGTTGCAGCAGCAGTTTTAACAGTAGCAGTATCTCCTTCAGTTTCTTCAACTTTTAAGGGAAGATTGTTGTCTTCAAAAAATTTTTTTACACTTTCAACACTCATACTATCATCTCCTTAATTTTAACTATGAGTATACCAAAAAAAAGAAAAAATTTGAAGCTATTTTTCACAAATTTCTAAAGGAAGATTGTCAGGATCTCTAAAAAATGTATATTTTTTACCAGTAACTATGTCTATTTTTATTGGTTCAGTGACTATATTTTTCTCATTTAAATATTTCACAGAATTTTCAATATCATCTACTTCAAAGGCAAGATGTCTTAATCCTCTGGCTTCTGGTGAAGTTATTCTTTCTGGAGGATCTGGAAATGAAAAAAGTTCAATTTGATATTCTCCAGCTATTTCAAGATCAAGTTTATATGATTTTCTTTCACTTCTATATGTTTCTTTTAGAATTTTAAATCCTAAAATATTTACATAGAAATCTTTAGATTTTTCATAGTTTGAACAGATAATTGCTGCATGATGAATTTTATTAATAAACATAAAAGCTCCTATTTATTTATTAAAATCAAAATCTGTCTGTCTCAAAGCTTCATATAGAATGATAGCAGCAGAATTAGAAAGATTTAGAGAACGTCCCATATCTATCATAGGAATAGTGATGCAGTGGTCAGCATTTCTATTTAGAATATCTTCTGGAATTCCTCTTGACTCAGGACCAAACATAACAAAATCATTTTTTCCAAATTTTATATCTGTATATTTCTGCTTTGTTTTAGTAGTTGCATAATATATGACAGCATCAGGGTTTCCATTTATAAAATCTTCATAAGATTCCCACACTTTTAAATCAACAAGATGCCAGTAATCAAGACCAGCTCTTTTTAATTGTTTTTCATCTAAAGAAAAACAAAGAGGTTTGATTAAATGCAGAGTTGTATTAGTAAGTACAGCACTTCTTCCTATATTTCCTGTATTATATGGTATTTCAGGGTATAATAAAACTATATTCAATTTTTTTCCTCCTAACAAAATATTTACCAATAGATTATACACCAAAGAATGAAAATAGTGTATATCTTTTTGAATATATCTGATAAAAGAGGGATATGTCCTTTTTCAGAAGAGAGAACATCTATAATACATCGTTCTTGATAATTTAGGTAGACAAAATCAGTAATACTGAAGTATAATTAAAGATATGATATAGAATGTATGAGGAATTGAAGGAGGAAAACTGGAAAATGATGAATATAAAAACATTTTATTTAGGTTCAATGATGACAAATTGTTACCTTACTTGGAACGATGATAAAAATGCGTATCTTTTTGATTGTGGTGGAGAAAATATAGATAAAATAATGACTTTTTTAAAAGTTAATGGACTTACATTAAAATATTTAGTTCTTACACATGGACATGGAGATCACATTGCAGGAATAAATAGATTAATAGAAGAATATCCAAATGTTGAAGTATATATAGGTAAAGAGGATGCAGCATGTCTTACTGAACCAGAACTAAATTTAATGAAATATATAACAGGAGTAAGCTTTGTTTTTAATGGAGAGTTTCATACTGTAAAAGAGGGAGATATGGTAGGAGAATTTAAAGTTTTAGATACTCCAGGTCATACTATCGGATCAAAAAGTTTTTATTGCCCTGAAGCAAAAATGCTGATTTCAGGAGATACTATGTTTAGAAGAAGTTATGGAAGATATGACTTGCCTACAAGCAGTGGAGAAATGCTTTTCAACAGTCTTGCAAAATTATGCAGACTTCCTGCTGATACAAAAGTATACAGTGGACATAGCGATGAAACAGCTATAGGAGAAGAAAAGGAATTTCTATCTATGCAGGGAATAATCTAAATAATTAGGAGGTTATTTTTATGAATGAAAAAATATATGATGTTATAATAATTGGCGGTGGCCCAGCAGGCCTTACAGCTGGAATATATGTTGGAAGATCAAAATTGAGTACATTAATAATTGAAAGCGAAGGGATAGGAAGTCTTCTTATGGCTCATAAGATAGATAATTATCCAGGATTTCCAGAAGGTATATCTGGAAAAGAACTTTACACTTTAATGAAAAAGCAGGCTGAAAAGTTTGGAGCTGAATTTTTAAGTGCAACTCTTTTAGGTTTTGATGTATACTCAGACACTGAAAGCAAAATAGTAAAAACAGATAAAGGAAATTTTAAAGCAAAGGTTGTAATAATAGCAACAGGAACTGGAAAAAATGGAAATAAAAAACTAAAGGGAGAAGAGGAATTTTTAGGTAAAGGGGTATCATATTGTGCTACTTGTGATGGAGCTTTTACTAAAAATCTTAATGTATCTCTATTAGGACAGGGAGAAGAAGTCGCAGAAGAAGCACTTTTTCTTACAAAGTTTTCAAAAACTATAAAGATATTTGTAAATGAAAAAGAATTTAAATGTCACAAAGATACTTTAGATGCTCTTACTGCTTCTGGAAAAGTAGAAATAATAACAGACGCAAAACTTCTTGAAATAAAAGGTGGAGAGTATGTAGAGAAGCTTGTGATAGAAAAAGATGGAGAGACAAAAAACTATCCTTCTGACTTTGCATTTCTTTATTTAGGAACTAAAAACAATACAGAGATGTATGGAGAATTTGCTGATCTGGATAATCAAGGGAATATTGTAACAAAAGATGGATTAAAAATCAATATAGAAGGAATGTATGCAGCAGGAGATATAAGATCAGGAGTAGTAAGACAAGTGACAACTGCTGTAGCTGATGGGACTGTAGCTGCTATGGAAGCTATCAAGGAAATCTTAAAAAAGAAATAAAAAAAGAGGAAATTTGATAAAAATATGGTATCTTATAATAAGCCGAAATGTGATCCTAAGCAGGATCTTAAAAAAGGAGCTGATTACATATGAGAAAAACATTCATACTAGATACCAATATACTTATTCATGATCCTTATTGTATTTATAACTTTAGAGGTAATGATGTTATTCTGCCTATCTATGTTATAGAGGAGATAGATAAGCTTAAAAGAAATCAGAATACAGCTATGCAGGCCAGATTGGCTTCAAGAGTTTTAGATGAAATCAGAAAAGAAGGAAGTCTTTTTAAAGGAGTAGAGCTGAAAAATGATATATTTTTCAGAGTTGAAATTAAAAATGATATGAATCTTCTGCCAGAAGTTTTAAAAAGAGATATTGTAGACAACTACATTATTTCAGTAACACTGGGAATAAAAAAAGATAATCCAGACAAGAGAGTTATAATAGTAACAAAAGATATAAATATGAGAATCAAAGCGGATGCTTTGGGACTTGAAGTGGAAGACTATTCTACAGATATGGTAGATTATACAGAACTGTATGATGGATTTTATGAAGTAGAAGTAGACAGCAAGACATTTGGACAATATGAAAAAAATGGTAAGATGGATTTTGCAGATTTAGGAAGAGAAGATATTGTTCCAACACCAAATTGTTTCTTTAAGTTGAATTGCAAGGGAAATATCCTCACTGGAAGATATGACAATGGAAAAATCAAAAAGTTTCTTCTTGGAGACAGCAGTGCATGGGGACTTAGAGCAAGAAATGATGAACAGAGATTTGCTATGGATCTTCTGATGGATGAAAATATAAAGGTAGTTACTCTCGTAGGAGGAGCCGGAACAGGAAAAACGCTTTTAGCCATAGCAACAGGATTGGAATTGGTAGTTGAAAGAAAAAAATATAAAAAATTATTGATAGCAAGACCAATTATTCCTATGGGTAAAGATCTTGGATACCTTCCAGGAAGTGAAAAAGAGAAATTAAAACCTTGGATGCAGCCTATCTTTGATAATATAGACTTTCTAAGTGAAGCAAAAGATGATAAAACTGGAGAGAAAGTTGTAGAAGGACTAGAAGCTATGG
Coding sequences within it:
- a CDS encoding MerR family transcriptional regulator, whose amino-acid sequence is MTIAEVSKKFELTIDTLRYYERIGLIPSVPRTKGGIRDYGENECNWIEFIKCMRAAGLPVEALIEYVGLFQAGEQTVEARKEILTEQRKLLAARIDEMKQTLNRLDYKIEVYEKCVVKNEKNLRQKEQ
- a CDS encoding IS110 family transposase, with the protein product MLLLGIDIAKLNHVASLVDSDSGELIFSNFKFQNNMPGFLSLYEKIVDFPIKDIIIGLESTAHYGENFINFFFQKGFKIAVINPLQTSHLRKANIRDTKNDHLDSITVAKALLFDNFKFVSQNNVSNFALKKLTRFRKSLVKQRSRSKIQLVSLLDIIFPELQYVFKAGIHTKALYALLKKYPSTEKIAALREKSLFSILSKASKGHYDMANALLLKSHAKSSVGVKDTSISIHIPQLIELIELLDKQIKSIEEEIEASLDNGSPILSIPGISNVAAASIIGEINDISNFDSPSKLLAYAGLDPKIRQSGNFNASSCRMSKKGSPYLRYALIYTAWNLVRNSKIFKDYYLIKRAQGKSHYNALGHVAHKLVRVIYALFKKNLIYQEFQL
- a CDS encoding YbaK/EbsC family protein; protein product: MSVESVKKFFEDNNLPLKVEETEGDTATVKTAAATWGVEEDQIAKTMGYKLKSGEYILILTKGGARVDNKKFKDKFKEKATMIPHDEVLEATGHPIGGVCPFGLKRPLRVYLDKTLKEFEIVYPAGGSDHSAVKVPVDMLEGITQGEWVDVCKDPVPAE
- a CDS encoding SMU1112c/YaeR family gloxylase I-like metalloprotein; protein product: MFINKIHHAAIICSNYEKSKDFYVNILGFKILKETYRSERKSYKLDLEIAGEYQIELFSFPDPPERITSPEARGLRHLAFEVDDIENSVKYLNEKNIVTEPIKIDIVTGKKYTFFRDPDNLPLEICEK
- a CDS encoding tRNA (cytidine(34)-2'-O)-methyltransferase; translated protein: MNIVLLYPEIPYNTGNIGRSAVLTNTTLHLIKPLCFSLDEKQLKRAGLDYWHLVDLKVWESYEDFINGNPDAVIYYATTKTKQKYTDIKFGKNDFVMFGPESRGIPEDILNRNADHCITIPMIDMGRSLNLSNSAAIILYEALRQTDFDFNK
- a CDS encoding MBL fold metallo-hydrolase; amino-acid sequence: MNIKTFYLGSMMTNCYLTWNDDKNAYLFDCGGENIDKIMTFLKVNGLTLKYLVLTHGHGDHIAGINRLIEEYPNVEVYIGKEDAACLTEPELNLMKYITGVSFVFNGEFHTVKEGDMVGEFKVLDTPGHTIGSKSFYCPEAKMLISGDTMFRRSYGRYDLPTSSGEMLFNSLAKLCRLPADTKVYSGHSDETAIGEEKEFLSMQGII
- a CDS encoding NAD(P)/FAD-dependent oxidoreductase, which codes for MNEKIYDVIIIGGGPAGLTAGIYVGRSKLSTLIIESEGIGSLLMAHKIDNYPGFPEGISGKELYTLMKKQAEKFGAEFLSATLLGFDVYSDTESKIVKTDKGNFKAKVVIIATGTGKNGNKKLKGEEEFLGKGVSYCATCDGAFTKNLNVSLLGQGEEVAEEALFLTKFSKTIKIFVNEKEFKCHKDTLDALTASGKVEIITDAKLLEIKGGEYVEKLVIEKDGETKNYPSDFAFLYLGTKNNTEMYGEFADLDNQGNIVTKDGLKINIEGMYAAGDIRSGVVRQVTTAVADGTVAAMEAIKEILKKK
- a CDS encoding PhoH family protein, which encodes MRKTFILDTNILIHDPYCIYNFRGNDVILPIYVIEEIDKLKRNQNTAMQARLASRVLDEIRKEGSLFKGVELKNDIFFRVEIKNDMNLLPEVLKRDIVDNYIISVTLGIKKDNPDKRVIIVTKDINMRIKADALGLEVEDYSTDMVDYTELYDGFYEVEVDSKTFGQYEKNGKMDFADLGREDIVPTPNCFFKLNCKGNILTGRYDNGKIKKFLLGDSSAWGLRARNDEQRFAMDLLMDENIKVVTLVGGAGTGKTLLAIATGLELVVERKKYKKLLIARPIIPMGKDLGYLPGSEKEKLKPWMQPIFDNIDFLSEAKDDKTGEKVVEGLEAMGILKIEALTYIRGRSIPRGLIIIDEAQNLTPLEIKTIVTRAGENTKMIFTGDPQQIDNPYLDSNTNGLTYLADRLKTEDIVGHVTLKKGERSKLAEIAVKLL